The following proteins are encoded in a genomic region of Palaemon carinicauda isolate YSFRI2023 chromosome 19, ASM3689809v2, whole genome shotgun sequence:
- the LOC137659013 gene encoding uncharacterized protein — protein MDSWELDSLIEMDSFLGNTRQFFQGLPSSTRGYGHSAPRDESHAPPTPTPPATPTLPPAHPYHPYPQPMTGAVPATSVPGLLPPSRPMTPVTPSHKPPDHGTSASSYNIPFLHPTSTKHSPADARFLQLEHYRQGSLPAGPIVAPSSTRSQSHNNDQGLTVESRMSSRICAKPSSLPGEGRSHMPVHSTQALGTDLRHSRIYNSTQPLPNDVRMFPHSYSSQNSSDSRVAATATATASAIAPPPPPHSDSKYFPRPEPRPPDLRIPEARDRRADPHHEHWGPYGTPHTKSFERLAPSVHIAEASVSVNGSKDTRYLGKKSEESANVSRAENSLFRKSIESLQVNGSRDSLYPNGSHSIHSIETKRDSSSGLKIDNRPKEDSALDLSVKTVRQTFDSSALSVEKSHSQSPHITTPLVEKSSKDPQRRTPSSSVPVSSPYSRTPSRDASPLQLSELIKNAPGISGTSKGTSPSHFHQYSVTVSPRPVESPNLLTQPLHMLPPTKRTGDPPYYDHVSKYARVSLNPSNKAPPSSADHALDRSLMSAHKDTLMDQSRGLPLYVASSASKELDIRDIGESKIEKRPLHPDARDHSVDWREKRDLSSERRDLSISIERRNPTLDIRDSSLERRDLINESRDFSFTRKNTAPEGKGKDSNYDKRDTLTIEPKYPYGNHPAASVDPYRTWVMNNDHSKYNSVSIDRQKYVPGSQPVPTSVPTSSPHPNSRVPSAQLNSSYQHPPDTRLPQTPHTSQASHTAASARAPSQGSSAQSTPAKIHQPYMQQSHSNSSSSSGSGSSSSSSNSSSSSSRTSQIPSTHGSSHPSHSLGTAGPLNSASQPHYPYPYNPAIAAHYAQHQQQHPRQARPPSAYPPFSLPQSTKSSSLPPPALTTQHVHQPYLYPQHRSDPSLSLYPNKRSNQLSPHPSGSPHPSISPHPSASPNTAASPHPAASPHHMIASPRSVVSPHVAQQSRIPQYSPHSAQRSPSASSMQHSYPGSLPPSPYSGHQSHVSHTTPPSSRPSSATSQYSLSSQTTTASSHPQPSPYPSSAHSQSPVNPPQSITSHLSQTFSVSSQSQSPHPSQGPPTHSSQTHTGSHPQPPVSHSLQLSTTAVSSVQSQYSHASHPPVTHHTQASISCQAHPTWVTPPYAGHMTKITEGSASQPHPSQSYPPQGYSHQSYTAKTPSQSRSAHPPASPQHHTPHPPSQARSPRPSQAHPAQQPSSQSQPTHPSQGPAPQTQQPSQAHTLQPHPSQQPHPPLSQAHPAHPSRSQANPPHPSTSPAHPPHPSPSSAHAPHPSRSPAHPPHPSPSPAHSAHPSRSPAHPPRPSPSPAHTAHPSPSPAHPAHPSPSPAHPAHPSPSPAHPAHPSSSAHPPHPSPALAHPSSSAHPPLPSPVHPSHPPQAHPSQQLHTSQPSQSQPPHPSQAQPLRPSHAHPPQPSQAHLPHPSQTQPPHPSQAYPPHPSQAHPTHSSQAHPLHPSQAHPPHSSQGPPPHPSHPLHPSQAHLPHLSLAHPPHPSQAHPPHPSQAHPPHPSQAHPPHPSQAHPPHPSQAHPLHQSHPSRAHPPHPSQGHPPHSSQGHLPHPSQTHPPHPSQAPPPHPSQAPPPHPSQAHHPHPSQAHHPHPSQTHATPTSPQYPPPPQSQPSHPGQPQPPHATQAQLPHSSQAQPRSSSVHPQQDPSRQSSQAHPHPSHPPLSQQSQDHPSHPSHVYASHPYPPHGHNSHVQPPSVGTSHSHPPQTHHMQGHHQPHSPRGLPLQSQVQSHPQSHSPRGHPSQSVSPRGIASHAHPVSGHPHGYPPQEYPSPSHPPHDSSLQTYSLHDHSSQSHPLMRLPYPSSVRSQTIHPHQSSDPYGMHPHVPHPTSGHHAESLQQHPHPGYPPPGHHPYYPPHQQYPHPPIKTETLACSSQYSAYPYQSHASGKLESLPPNRAQPGNLAQPPPGALSSPRPPQDFDPSRIRTKGEQKSFDPRNAESGNSDCKSEAQSGYQPNHQKINSLPVADDTKDQAGGTKPDVEGLKLSNLEGDQKVPVIGKEEGKAEVVQSANKTLEPGKAALAVKLHKKLQHAESMESLETKRENIPENVVPKKEEKEEDEWDKGFDKLMEDLASNPDSVTSKKCRNLGRKYLHKVQIQNAIDNDLIVPPSAPVEEEEDDSEPEAPVKFRGKFKSIKDKKVERLILTYASHSDESALDMIPDEDASDFEEELKREIRLKSKKRGRDKKKVTGDSSSGSEAEKVGRKRSGGRGTNKENKPNNKQDSDFSFSTSNTSSESSDSDSSDGSDTEDSDLEELVRPGRKGKKSDNERRKLRKKWDSDSSDSEEEVLPPRRPRRGHKYSSDDDSFKPLQRSKKRRKKQDSSESDEIPIKTSRRKRRSDSEEDEEVITRGGKKKGSSNKKFKKTSKEDSDEDSERETPRKTRGMKKKIQELKKGKRKKQMPMVSSDSEEITDKKDEKIDCRKKRGKIKAKSIEEDSSDSDIPTKKKSSPKSNVIVDSDESDSNSRNDTSKAKISEKKEPSVEEPILDEEKGESIKKEAKEEADVQEVEENLLDIDDDDNDANKEPDSVIEKLNKIREEELNREDVQEMKAWLGEVNREIEKQLVKFQDLTLRNNWKKPQFGGGEDFLHGWQNEVKKYKEQTGRFPKKLCHAAKHQATSTPSKSSPRKAKDQDQAKDSPKRGSSSPAKNTRSKSGIIKTKIDVAEDTRLKVAARPEISSVMQRFFDKVMAETGGDSVKEESSCRKFTLGPFPAYGSQRVPTGLTPTPSVAPSMMASDDSDLDSLASLRMDLPASDSVTVSKRSIANSLLKKIGRKYNVKKLNTLYLNKTRDILEVSNKPQLLPTPGIPASEKDLEEMSPEQLRVATFFRKETVDNYRRNFEGIIIKNGINDFTPILYESRTRNKTKQIQDAATIKSVFGFDIPPHILKKNEGKKGKKVIKKVEKDKKEEPRKEESCTSTPIGSVLAAGEEDDDSELRSERSESVLGESSVSHVPKRVRRKFRKFRSGFDYIRKKKKVKADDEAAPSRKRFPVRKHVNWPEQSRDVASEVRAWVVNKGLGETVLHKAARLQYHVTAIRSPLGLCSKPSGFSYAEPSGSRNDGNIEPSGSRDRGTSIPHYADPSGSRNISYAEPLGSLTDTSVLGDKETSVSRYAEPSGSCNISYVEPLSSRNFSHNDTSVFSDRETSVSRCADPSGSRNTVHADLSGSRDLSHSFYDREFPNSRCVDRSCSHNTSYREPSGERSSEFSHQPENSREHGQIGAHDRIGMHDRLGAHNRLGAHDRLGAHNRLGAH, from the exons atggACTCCTTCCTGGGTAACACACGACAGTTTTTCCAGGGACTGCCGTCCTCAACGCGTGGGTATGGGCACTCAGCACCTAGGGATGAAAGCCATGCTCCACCCACGCCAACACCTCCTGCCACGCCTACTTTGCCACCTGCTCATCCGTACCACCCGTATCCACAACCCATGACAGGGGCAGTGCCAGCCACCAGTGTGCCTGGATTACTGCCCCCTAGTCGACCCATGACACCTGTAACACCATCTCATAAGCCTCCTGATCACGGCACATCTGCTTCATCTTACAATATACCTTTCCTTCACCCAACTAGTACTAAACATTCACCTGCAGATGCTCGCTTCCTCCAGCTTGAGCACTACCGCCAAGGATCGTTACCTGCAGGACCAATAGTAGCACCATCTTCTACGAGATCCCAGTCACATAATAATGATCAAGGACTAACTGTTGAGTCACGTATGTCCTCGCGCATATGTGCTAAGCCTTCATCTCTGCCTGGTGAAGGACGGTCCCATATGCCTGTACATAGTACACAGGCGCTCGGCACAGATTTGCGCCATTCAAGAATTTACAATAGCACACAGCCCCTTCCTAATGATGTAAGAATGTTTCCTCATTCCTACAGTTCTCAAAATTCCTCTGACTCGAGGGTGGCGGCGACAGCAACTGCAACAGCATCAGCAAtagcaccaccaccaccaccacacagtGATAGCAAATATTTTCCCAGGCCAGAGCCACGACCCCCTGACCTTCGTATTCCTGAAGCTCGAGACCGTAGAGCAGACCCTCACCATGAGCATTGGGGTCCGTACGGAACTCCACATACAAAGTCCTTCGAGAGACTTGCACCTTCCGTCCACATTGCTGAAGCTTCTGTTAGTGTGAACGGCTCCAAAGATACCCGGTACTTGGGCAAAAAGTCTGAAGAAAGCGCAAATGTTAGTCGGGCAGAGAATTCACTATTCAGAAAAAGTATTGAATCATTACAGGTAAATGGTTCTAGAGATTCACTTTATCCTAATGGGTCTCACAGCATTCATTCTATTGAAACAAAAAGAGATTCCTCTTCTGGATTGAAAATTGATAACCGCCCAAAGGAAGATTCTGCTCTTGACCTTTCAGTAAAAACTGTTCGCCAGACTTTTGACTCTAGTGCTCTAAGTGTTGAAAAAAGTCATAGCCAGTCCCCACATATAACTACACCATTGGTGGAAAAATCATCAAAAGATCCTCAGAGACGAACTCCCAGTTCATCTGTTCCTGTCAGCTCCCCTTACAGCAGAACTCCTAGTAGGGATGCATCACCATTACAACTATCAGAATTAATCAAAAATGCCCCAGGGATTTCAGGAACTTCTAAAGGAACTTCTCCAAGTCATTTTCATCAATATAGTGTCACAGTTTCGCCTAGACCTGTGGAATCCCCTAACCTCTTGACACAGCCATTGCACATGCTACCACCCACAAAGAGGACAGGTGACCCACCCTACTATGATCATGTATCCAAGTATGCTCGGGTGAGTCTTAATCCATCAAACAAAGCTCCACCTTCTTCAGCAGATCATGCTCTTGATAGGTCCTTAATGAGTGCCCATAAGGATACTTTAATGGACCAAAGTCGTGGTTTACCTTTatatgtagcatcatctgcaagtAAAGAGTTAGATATTAGAGACATTGGTGAATCAAAAATTGAAAAAAGACCACTTCATCCAGATGCGAGAGACCATAGTGTTGACTGGAGGGAAAAAAGAGACTTATCTTCTGAAAGACGTGATTTAAGTATTAGTATAGAACGGAGGAACCCTACACTCGACATTAGAGATTCAAGCCTGGAGAGAAGAGATCTAATTAATGAAAGCAGAGACTTCAGCTTCACCAGAAAGAATACAGCACCTGAGGGGAAAGGGAAAGACTCAAATTATGACAAAAGAGATACTTTAACAATTGAACCTAAATATCCTTATGGAAATCATCCTGCAGCTTCTGTTGACCCTTACAGGACATGGGTGATGAACAATGATCATTCTAAATATAACAGTGTATCAATAGACAGACAAAAATATGTGCCAGGATCCCAGCCTGTGCCAACTTCCGTCCCTACTAGTTCACCTCATCCAAATTCTAGGGTTCCTTCTGCTCAACTAAATTCTTCTTACCAACATCCTCCAGACACAAGACTACCTCAGACTCCTCATACTTCACAGGCGAGTCATACCGCTGCATCTGCACGTGCACCATCCCAAGGAAGTTCAGCTCAGTCAACTCCAGCCAAAATCCACCAACCATACATGCAACAATCacatagtaatagtagtagcagcagtggaagtggcagcagcagcagtagcagtaacagtagtagtagcagtagcagaacAAGTCAGATACCTTCTACCCATGGCAGTAGCCATCCATCACACTCTCTTGGAACTGCTGGCCCCCTAAACTCTGCATCTCAACCACATTATCCTTATCCATACAATCCTGCCATAGCAGCTCATTATgctcaacatcagcaacaacaccCCAGGCAGGCAAGGCCACCATCAGCCTATCCACCATTTAGCCTGCCTCAGAGCACCAAATCATCATCTCTTCCACCGCCTGCTCTTACTACTCAGCACGTCCATCAACCTTATCTGTATCCTCAGCACCGCAGTGATCCATCTCTGAGTTTATATCCAAATAAACGATCAAATCAGTTATCGCCACATCCATCAGGTTCACCACATCCTTCTATATCTCCTCATCCATCAGCATCACCCAACACTGCAGCATCTCCTCATCCGGCAGCATCACCCCACCATATGATAGCTTCACCACGATCAGTGGTCTCTCCTCATGTTGCTCAGCAATCCAGAATTCCTCAATATTCTCCCCACTCTGCTCAGAGATCACCATCTGCATCAAGTATGCAACACAGTTACCCAGGAAGCCTCCCTCCCAGTCCTTATTCAGGCCACCAGTCTCATGTATCTCATACCACCCCTCCATCATCTAGACCTTCATCTGCAACTTCCCAATATTCTCTCTCTTCTCAGACAACTACAGCATCGTCTCATCCTCAGCCTTCCCCATACCCCTCATCGGCACATTCACAATCACCAGTTAATCCACCACAGTCTATTACTAGTCATCTGTCACAAACTTTTTCAGTTTCATCCCAGTCTCAGTCTCCTCATCCTTCACAAGGGCCTCCTACACATTCTTCACAGACACATACAGGGAGCCATCCTCAACCTCCTGTGTCTCATTCATTGCAGCTATCAACAACAGCTGTTTCTTCAGTCCAGTCTCAATATAGCCATGCTTCTCACCCACCTGTAACACATCATACACAGGCTTCTATTTCTTGTCAAGCTCATCCTACATGGGTAACCCCACCATATGCAGGTCACATGACTAAGATCACAGAAGGCAGCGCATCACAACCACACCCTTCTCAGTCTTACCCACCGCAGGGCTACTCCCATCAGTCTTACACTGCTAAAACTCCTTCACAGTCTCGTTCCGCTCATCCACCAGCTTCTCCACAGCATCATACCCCACATCCACCTTCACAAGCTCGCTCACCTCGTCCATCTCAGGCTCACCCAGCTCAACAACCTTCTTCTCAGTCGCAACCTACTCATCCATCACAGGGTCCTGCACCACAAACCCAACAACCATCCCAGGCTCACACATTACAACCACATCCTTCTCAGCAACCCCACCCACCTCTATCTCAAGCCCATCCGGCTCACCCATCCCGGTCTCAAGCCAATCCACCTCACCCATCCACATCTCCAGCCCATCCACCCCACCCTTCCCCATCTTCAGCCCATGCACCTCACCCATCCCGGTCTCCAGCCCATCCACCTCACCCATCCCCGTCTCCAGCCCATTCGGCTCACCCTTCCAGGTCTCCTGCCCATCCACCTCGCCCATCCCCATCTCCAGCCCACACAGCTCATCCCTCGCCCTCTCCAGCCCATCCGGCTCATCCATCCCCCTCTCCAGCCCATCCGGCTCATCCATCCCCCTCTCCAGCCCATCCGGCTCATCCATCCTCATCTGCTCATCCACCTCACCCTTCCCCAGCTCTGGCTCATCCATCCTCATCTGCTCATCCACCTCTCCCTTCCCCAGTTCATCCATCTCACCCACCCCAAGCTCATCCATCGCAACAACTCCATACATCACAACCTTCACAGTCTCAGCCTCCTCATCCTTCTCAAGCCCAACCACTGCGTCCTTCACATGCTCATCCTCCACAGCCCTCACAGGCCCATCTTCCGCATCCTTCACAGACCCAGCCTCCGCATCCCTCTCAGGCCTATCCTCCGCATCCCTCTCAGGCCCATCCTACTCATTCTTCACAGGCCCATCCTTTGCATCCTTCTCAAGCCCATCCTCCTCATTCTTCACAGGGTCCTCCACCACATCCATCTCATCCCTTGCATCCTTCTCAGGCTCATCTTCCGCATCTTTCTCTGGCCCATCCTCCGCATCCTTCTCAGGCTCATCCTCCGCATCCTTCTCAAGCTCATCCTCCGCATCCTTCTCAAGCTCATCCTCCGCATCCTTCTCAAGCTCATCCTCCGCATCCTTCTCAAGCTCATCCTCTGCATCAATCTCATCCTTCTAGGGCCCATCCTCCACATCCTTCACAGGGTCATCCTCCACATTCTTCACAGGGCCATCTTCCGCATCCTTCACAGACCCATCCTCCACATCCTTCACAGGCTCCTCCCCCACATCCTTCACAGGCTCCTCCCCCACATCCTTCACAGGCCCATCATCCACATCCTTCACAGGCCCATCATCCGCATCCATCACAGACCCATGCTACTCCCACATCACCGCAGTATCCACCTCCACCACAGAGCCAGCCATCTCACCCTGGCCAGCCTCAGCCCCCTCATGCAACACAAGCACAGCTACCACATTCATCACAAGCTCAACCACGATCATCATCAGTCCATCCACAACAGGACCCTTCCCGTCAGTCGAGTCAGGCCCATCCCCATCCTAGCCACCCACCACTGTCTCAGCAGTCACAGGATCATCCATCGCATCCATCCCATGTTTATGCATCACATCCCTATCCACCACATGGACATAATTCGCATGTTCAACCACCCAGTGTTGGCACTTCCCATAGTCATCCCCCTCAAACACATCACATGCAGGGGCACCATCAGCCCCATTCTCCAAGGGGACTGCCTCTCCAGAGTCAAGTACAATCACATCCTCAGTCTCACTCTCCTAGGGGCCACCCCTCCCAGTCTGTCTCCCCAAGAGGCATTGCATCACATGCTCATCCAGTTTCTGGACACCCCCATGGATATCCCCCTCAAGAATACCCTTCACCATCACACCCTCCCCATGACAGTTCCTTGCAAACTTATTCATTACATGACCATTCATCACAATCTCATCCCCTTATGCGGTTACCATACCCGTCATCGGTCAGATCACAGACCATTCACCCACATCAAAGCTCAGATCCTTATGGTATGCATCCTCATGTACCTCATCCTACTTCAGGTCATCATGCAGAATCTTTGCAACAACATCCTCACCCTGGGTACCCTCCCCCTGGACATCATCCTTATTATCCTCCTCATCAGCAGTATCCTCATCCCCCTATCAAAACAGAAACCCTAGCATGTAGTTCACAATATTCTGCATATCCATACCAGTCTCATGCGAGTGGTAAGCTGGAATCATTACCACCAAACAGAGCTCAGCCAGGTAATCTTGCCCAGCCACCACCTGGTGCTTTGAGCAGTCCAAGACCACCCCAAGATTTTGATCCATCTCGCATACGCACCAAAGGAGAGCAGAAATCATTTGATCCTCGGAATGCTGAAAGTGGCAATTCAGATTGCAAGTCAGAGGCTCAGTCAGGCTATCAACCAAACCATCAGAAAATAAATAGCTTACCAGTTGCAGATGATACCAAAGATCAGGCAGGAGGGACTAAGCCTGATGTAGAAGGTCTCAAACTCTCTAATCTGGAGGGTGATCAGAAGGTTCCAGTCATAGGCAAAGAAGAAGGTAAAGCAGAAGTGGTTCAGTCAGCAAATAAAACCCTGGAACCAGGTAAGGCAGCTTTGGCTGTAAAACTTCATAAGAAGCTACAACATGCCGAAAGTATGGAGTCGTTagaaacaaaaagagaaaatattcctGAAAATGTAGTTcccaaaaaggaagaaaaagaagaagatgaatggGATAAGGGCTTTGATAAGCTGATGGAAGATTTGGCTTCTAACCCAGATAGCGTTACTAGCAAAAAGTGCCGTAATTTAGGAAGAAAATACTTGCATAAAGTGCAGATACAAAATGCCATTGATAATGATCTTATAGTACCACCATCAGCTCCTGTTGAGGAAGAAGAGGATGACAGTGAACCAGAAGCACCAGTAAAGTTCAGAGGAAAATTCAAGAGTATTAAAGACAAAAAGGTTGAGAGATTAATTCTGACTTACGCTTCCCACTCAGATGAGAGTGCTTTGGATATGATCCCTGATGAGGATGCTAGTGATTTTGAGGAGGAACTCAAGCGAGAAATAAGGTTGAAGTCGAAGAAGCGAGGTCGGGATAAAAAGAAAGTCACAGGTGACTCCAGCAGTGGCAGCGAGGCAGAGAAGGTGGGGAGGAAGAGGAGTGGTGGAAGAGGcacaaataaagaaaacaaaccAAACAACAAACAAGATTCTGACTTTTCTTTCAGCACCAGTAACACTTCAAGTGAGAGTAGTGATAGTGATAGCAGTGATGGATCAGACACCGAGGATTCAGATTTAGAGGAATTGGTTAGGCCTGGGAGGAAAGGGAAAAAATCTGAtaatgaaagaaggaagttgaggaAAAAGTGGGATAGTGACAGCTCTGATTCGGAAGAGGAAGTTTTACCCCCTAGGAGGCCAAGACGAGGTCATAAATATTCCAGTGATGATGATTCATTTAAACCTTTACAGAGAAGCAAAAAGCGGAGAAAGAAGCAAGATTCTAGTGAATCcgatgaaattcccataaaaacgAGTAGGAGAAAGAGAAGATCAGATTCTGAGGAAGACGAAGAAGTGATAACTAGAGGAGGCAAGAAGAAGGGATCttcaaataagaaatttaagaaaacTTCCAAGGAAGATTCTGATGAAGATAGTGAAAGAGAAACACCTAGAAAAACAAGAGGTATGAAGAAGAAAATTCAAGAATTaaaaaaaggtaagagaaaaaAGCAGATGCCAATGGTGAGTTCAGATTCTGAAGAAATCACCGACAAAAAAGATGAGAAAATAGACTGTAGAAAGAAACGTGGCAAAATTAAGGCAAAGTCCATAGAAGAGGATTCTAGTGACTCAGACATTCCAACAAAGAAAAAGAGTAGCCCTAAATCTAATGTTATTGTTGATAGTGATGAAAGCGATTCCAATTCTAGAAATGATACGTCGAAGGCCAAGATTAGTGAGAAAAAGGAACCGTCGGTTGAGGAGCCAATCTTagatgaggaaaaaggagaatccaTAAAAAAAGAAGCCAAGGAAGAAGCAGATGTACAGGAGGTCGAGGAAAACTTGCTtgacattgatgatgatgataatgatgcaaaCAAAGAACCAGATTCAGTGATTGAAAAGTTGAATAAGATCCGAGAGGAGGAACTTAATAGAGAAGACGTGCAAGAGATGAAAGCATGGTTAGGTGAAGTCAACCGTGAAATTGAGAAACAGCTAGTTAAGTTTCAAGATTTGACACTCAGAAATAACTGGAAAAAACCTCAGTTTGGAGGTGGTGAAGACTTCCTTCATGGATGGCAAAATGAAGTTAAGAAATATAAAGAACAAACCGGAAGATTTCCCAAGAAATTGTGTCATGCTGCCAAGCATCAAGCCACGTCTACACCGTCGAAGAGCTCTCCTAGAAAAGCAAAAGATCAAGATCAAGCAAAGGATTCTCCAAAACGTGGTTCTTCATCTCCTGCAAAGAACACTCGTAGCAAGTCGGGCATTATAAAGACAAAAATTGATGTTGCTGAGGACACAAGACTCAAAGTAGCAGCACGGCCAGAAATTAGCAGTGTAATGCAGAGATTCTTTGATAAGGTTATGGCGGAAACAGGTGGTGACAGTGTAAAGGAAGAAAGTTCATGTAGGAAGTTTACACTTGGGCCATTTCCAGCTTATGGTTCTCAGCGAGTACCCACAGGTCTCACTCCCACTCCGTCTGTTGCTCCGTCTATGATGGCTAGCGATGATTCAGACTTGGATTCCTTAGCAAGTCTTCGTATGGATCTCCCTGCTTCAGATAGTGTAACCGTTTCCAAAAGGTCGATTGCAAACAGCTTACTGAAGAAAATTGGTAGAAAATACAATGTTAAAAAGCTTAATACATTATATCTCAATAAAACTAGGGATATATTAGAAGTCAGCAATAAACCTCAGCTTTTGCCAACACCTGGAATTCCTGCATCTGAGAAAGATCTGGAAGAAATGTCACCTGAACAGCTTAGGGTGGCAACATTCTTTAGGAAAGAAACTGTGGATAATTACAGACGAAACTTTGAAGGCATTATCATAAAGAATGGTATAAATGATTTCACTCCCATTCTTTACGAGTCTCGGACTCGCAATAAAACTAAACAAATCCAAGATGCTGCGACTATTAAATCTGTATTTGGTTTTGATATTCCTCCTCATATTTTAAAGAAGAATGAGGGAAAGAAAGGTAAGAAAGTCATCAAAAAAgtagaaaaagataaaaaggagGAGCCCAGAAAGGAGGAAAGCTGTACTAGTACACCTATTGGGTCGGTACTGGCTGCCGGTGAAGAGGATGATGATTCTGAGCTCCGGAGCGAACGCTCAGAATCTGTATTGGGAGAGTCTTCTGTTTCCCATGTTCCCAAGAGAGTCAGAAGGAAGTTTCGAAAATTCAGAAGTGGGTTTGATTATATTCGCAAGAAAAAGAAAGTCAAggctgatgacgaagctgcacctTCACGAAAACGATTT CCTGTCCGCAAACATGTCAATTGGCCTGAACAAAGTCGTGATGTTGCTTCTGAAGTCCGAGCATGGGTTGTTAACAAGGGGCTTGGAGAAACTGTCCTGCATAAGGCAGCCAGGCTTCAGTACCAT gtaacagcgat taggagtcctttggGACTCTGCtcaaaaccttcgggtttcagttacgctgaaccttcgggctctcgtaacgatggtaacattgagccttcggggtctcgtgacagaggaacatCAATTCCtcattacgctgatccttcggggtctcgtaacattagttatgcagaaccgttgggctctc tcactgacacttcggtacttggtgacaaggaaacttcggtttctcgttatgctgaaccttcggggtcttgtaacattagttacgtaGAACCCTTgagctctcgtaactttagtcacaacgacacttcggtgtttagtgacagggaaacttcggtttctcgttgcgctgacccttcgggttcgcgcaacacagttcacgctgatctTTCAGGTTCTCGTGAtctgagtcattctttttatgacagagagtttccaaactctcgttgtgttgatcgttcgtgctcacacaacacaagctatcgtgaaccttcgggtgagcgtagcagtgagttctctcaccaacctgagaacTCTCGCgagcacggccaaattggcgcgcacgaccgaatCGGCatgcacgaccgacttggcgcgcacAACCgtcttggcgcgcacgaccgacttggcgcgcacAACCGTCTTGGCGCGCACTAG